The following proteins are encoded in a genomic region of Ornithodoros turicata isolate Travis chromosome 6, ASM3712646v1, whole genome shotgun sequence:
- the LOC135399329 gene encoding uncharacterized protein LOC135399329 isoform X4 yields MMEKEEEAKLDKKYMEQCYEPWGKAYAHLRDQDFDPRIPGGRRARPTNLTVESYREDLRKQQIEEKKKRLEEQRQREKSEEDKLLRRIEEQRQKMYSEYQEEQRRRHKKDTEVRPKQERLTKTQREKSREMPHRAKTRAETKEKRKPTRHRLKTSSDENSWTEKSAEADQQQTEVKRYHPPEMTQRKRSESRDRLVNNVEILRRQLATEQQISRVQQLQKNYTVTDMKRRADPDDWYFPH; encoded by the exons ATGATGGAAAAGGAAGAGGAGGCAAA GTTGGACAAGAAGTACATGGAACAATGTTACGAGCCGTGGGGGAAGGCATACGCCCACCTCAGAGATCAAG ACTTCGACCCGAGAATCCCCGGTGGACGGAGGGCCAGGCCGACAAACCTCACCGTTGAGAGTTACCGAGAAGACCTACGAAAACAG CAGAtcgaagagaagaaaaaaaggctgGAAGAGCAACGACAGAGAGAAAAGTCGGAGGAAGATAAACTATTGAGAAGAATCGAAGAACAGAGACAGAAAATGTACAGTGAATACCAGGAGGAGCAACGCAGGAGGCACAAGAAAGACACCGAG GTTCGCCCAAAGCAAGAGAGACTCACCAAGACGCAACGCGAGAAAAGCAGAGAGATGCCGCACAGGGCGAAAACACGGGCGGAGACCAAAGAAAAACGGAAACCCACCCGACACAGACTTAAAACATCGTCCGACGAGAATAGCTGG ACAGAGAAATCAGCGGAGGCGGATCAACAGCAGACAGAAGTAAAGCGCTACCATCCACCGGAAATGACGCAGCGGAAACGCAGTG AATCACGTGACCGTCTAGTAAACAACGTGGAAATACTGCGACGACAGCTAGCCACTGAACAGCAGATCAGTCGAGTTCAGCAGTTACAG AAAAACTACACCGTGACTGACATGAAGCGAAGAGCGGATCCTGACGACTGGTATTTTCCACATTGA
- the LOC135399329 gene encoding trichohyalin-like isoform X1 — MMEKEEEAKLDKKYMEQCYEPWGKAYAHLRDQGRKPRFIGELVHPVETSSSIIPTKARSESSLVPRLCLEMALPPQLRRHFFPADFDPRIPGGRRARPTNLTVESYREDLRKQQIEEKKKRLEEQRQREKSEEDKLLRRIEEQRQKMYSEYQEEQRRRHKKDTEVRPKQERLTKTQREKSREMPHRAKTRAETKEKRKPTRHRLKTSSDENSWTEKSAEADQQQTEVKRYHPPEMTQRKRSESRDRLVNNVEILRRQLATEQQISRVQQLQKNYTVTDMKRRADPDDWYFPH, encoded by the exons ATGATGGAAAAGGAAGAGGAGGCAAA GTTGGACAAGAAGTACATGGAACAATGTTACGAGCCGTGGGGGAAGGCATACGCCCACCTCAGAGATCAAG GTCGGAAACCCCGTTTCATCGGAGAGCTGGTGCATCCAGTGGAGACTTCGAGCTCCATCATCCCGACCAAGGCGCGCTCGGAGTCGTCCCTGGTGCCCAGGCTATGTCTTGAAATGGCCCTCCCCCCACAGCTTAGGAGGCATTTCTTTCCCGCAGACTTCGACCCGAGAATCCCCGGTGGACGGAGGGCCAGGCCGACAAACCTCACCGTTGAGAGTTACCGAGAAGACCTACGAAAACAG CAGAtcgaagagaagaaaaaaaggctgGAAGAGCAACGACAGAGAGAAAAGTCGGAGGAAGATAAACTATTGAGAAGAATCGAAGAACAGAGACAGAAAATGTACAGTGAATACCAGGAGGAGCAACGCAGGAGGCACAAGAAAGACACCGAG GTTCGCCCAAAGCAAGAGAGACTCACCAAGACGCAACGCGAGAAAAGCAGAGAGATGCCGCACAGGGCGAAAACACGGGCGGAGACCAAAGAAAAACGGAAACCCACCCGACACAGACTTAAAACATCGTCCGACGAGAATAGCTGG ACAGAGAAATCAGCGGAGGCGGATCAACAGCAGACAGAAGTAAAGCGCTACCATCCACCGGAAATGACGCAGCGGAAACGCAGTG AATCACGTGACCGTCTAGTAAACAACGTGGAAATACTGCGACGACAGCTAGCCACTGAACAGCAGATCAGTCGAGTTCAGCAGTTACAG AAAAACTACACCGTGACTGACATGAAGCGAAGAGCGGATCCTGACGACTGGTATTTTCCACATTGA
- the LOC135399329 gene encoding uncharacterized protein LOC135399329 isoform X3 — MEQCYEPWGKAYAHLRDQGRKPRFIGELVHPVETSSSIIPTKARSESSLVPRLCLEMALPPQLRRHFFPADFDPRIPGGRRARPTNLTVESYREDLRKQQIEEKKKRLEEQRQREKSEEDKLLRRIEEQRQKMYSEYQEEQRRRHKKDTEVRPKQERLTKTQREKSREMPHRAKTRAETKEKRKPTRHRLKTSSDENSWTEKSAEADQQQTEVKRYHPPEMTQRKRSESRDRLVNNVEILRRQLATEQQISRVQQLQKNYTVTDMKRRADPDDWYFPH, encoded by the exons ATGGAACAATGTTACGAGCCGTGGGGGAAGGCATACGCCCACCTCAGAGATCAAG GTCGGAAACCCCGTTTCATCGGAGAGCTGGTGCATCCAGTGGAGACTTCGAGCTCCATCATCCCGACCAAGGCGCGCTCGGAGTCGTCCCTGGTGCCCAGGCTATGTCTTGAAATGGCCCTCCCCCCACAGCTTAGGAGGCATTTCTTTCCCGCAGACTTCGACCCGAGAATCCCCGGTGGACGGAGGGCCAGGCCGACAAACCTCACCGTTGAGAGTTACCGAGAAGACCTACGAAAACAG CAGAtcgaagagaagaaaaaaaggctgGAAGAGCAACGACAGAGAGAAAAGTCGGAGGAAGATAAACTATTGAGAAGAATCGAAGAACAGAGACAGAAAATGTACAGTGAATACCAGGAGGAGCAACGCAGGAGGCACAAGAAAGACACCGAG GTTCGCCCAAAGCAAGAGAGACTCACCAAGACGCAACGCGAGAAAAGCAGAGAGATGCCGCACAGGGCGAAAACACGGGCGGAGACCAAAGAAAAACGGAAACCCACCCGACACAGACTTAAAACATCGTCCGACGAGAATAGCTGG ACAGAGAAATCAGCGGAGGCGGATCAACAGCAGACAGAAGTAAAGCGCTACCATCCACCGGAAATGACGCAGCGGAAACGCAGTG AATCACGTGACCGTCTAGTAAACAACGTGGAAATACTGCGACGACAGCTAGCCACTGAACAGCAGATCAGTCGAGTTCAGCAGTTACAG AAAAACTACACCGTGACTGACATGAAGCGAAGAGCGGATCCTGACGACTGGTATTTTCCACATTGA
- the LOC135399329 gene encoding uncharacterized protein LOC135399329 isoform X2 produces MMEKEEEAKLDKKYMEQCYEPWGKAYAHLRDQGRKPRFIGELVHPVETSSSIIPTKARSESSLVPRLCLEMALPPQLRRHFFPADFDPRIPGGRRARPTNLTVESYREDLRKQIEEKKKRLEEQRQREKSEEDKLLRRIEEQRQKMYSEYQEEQRRRHKKDTEVRPKQERLTKTQREKSREMPHRAKTRAETKEKRKPTRHRLKTSSDENSWTEKSAEADQQQTEVKRYHPPEMTQRKRSESRDRLVNNVEILRRQLATEQQISRVQQLQKNYTVTDMKRRADPDDWYFPH; encoded by the exons ATGATGGAAAAGGAAGAGGAGGCAAA GTTGGACAAGAAGTACATGGAACAATGTTACGAGCCGTGGGGGAAGGCATACGCCCACCTCAGAGATCAAG GTCGGAAACCCCGTTTCATCGGAGAGCTGGTGCATCCAGTGGAGACTTCGAGCTCCATCATCCCGACCAAGGCGCGCTCGGAGTCGTCCCTGGTGCCCAGGCTATGTCTTGAAATGGCCCTCCCCCCACAGCTTAGGAGGCATTTCTTTCCCGCAGACTTCGACCCGAGAATCCCCGGTGGACGGAGGGCCAGGCCGACAAACCTCACCGTTGAGAGTTACCGAGAAGACCTACGAAAACAG AtcgaagagaagaaaaaaaggctgGAAGAGCAACGACAGAGAGAAAAGTCGGAGGAAGATAAACTATTGAGAAGAATCGAAGAACAGAGACAGAAAATGTACAGTGAATACCAGGAGGAGCAACGCAGGAGGCACAAGAAAGACACCGAG GTTCGCCCAAAGCAAGAGAGACTCACCAAGACGCAACGCGAGAAAAGCAGAGAGATGCCGCACAGGGCGAAAACACGGGCGGAGACCAAAGAAAAACGGAAACCCACCCGACACAGACTTAAAACATCGTCCGACGAGAATAGCTGG ACAGAGAAATCAGCGGAGGCGGATCAACAGCAGACAGAAGTAAAGCGCTACCATCCACCGGAAATGACGCAGCGGAAACGCAGTG AATCACGTGACCGTCTAGTAAACAACGTGGAAATACTGCGACGACAGCTAGCCACTGAACAGCAGATCAGTCGAGTTCAGCAGTTACAG AAAAACTACACCGTGACTGACATGAAGCGAAGAGCGGATCCTGACGACTGGTATTTTCCACATTGA
- the LOC135399331 gene encoding mRNA-decapping enzyme 1A-like, translating into MQKMSSTAAHRMNLAALQRVDSAISEIVDTASQVALYKFSSAAGGWERTEIEGALFVFSWTRLPCNGLLVMNRLNTTNFLEPITQDFEFHVQSPFLLYKKSSSDIYGVWFYEEKECNRIGEVCQSLAKMPNRQARGRQRCMSESDSHGKATGTQNGEKSRDIVSLLARAKDQYDMKKSEANTNGPHGGGRSRSRKQPSSATRNGTIQQVNGQHKPVTNGQASVLKPTPVRAATNSRAEPPTQSTPLSVESLFSAAMCAQRGPNTPETCRPSSVGVSECTVVNGKGDVLQELLSNPANLLEHVERVQRNESDAVEISPRQRAQSCSVPSAARQVEQDLRHKLKLEEDACTDAKTSLITPAMLERGVTRLGKSVSPTTSLLSPLMRQQNGIPPPASELPLLSPMAFTKSSSSTLLNGSASPVPKSFVQPEVPYLNGDDTQEPLVPLRVLSANPAPVTLNRKQERVTPLTKEQIREALVHMLQTDDDFLLKIHEAYISSLRSRFSLGFL; encoded by the exons ATGCAAAAAATGTCCTCCACAGCTGCACATCGCATGAACCTTGCTGCCTTGCAAAGAGTAGATTCTGCGATTTCTGAAATTGTTGATACTGCCAGCCAAGTTGCACTTTACAAGTTTTCATCCGCAGCTGGTGGCTGG GAAAGGACCGAAATCGAAGGAGcgttgtttgttttttcgtg GACACGATTGCCTTGCAATGGCTTGCTTGTGATGAACCGTTTGAACACGACAAATTTCCTGGAGCCCATTACGCAGGACTTCGAGTTTCATGTGCAGTCCCCCTTTCTTTTATACAAGAAATCAAGCT CTGATATTTACGGTGTGTGGTTCTACGAAGAGAAAGAGTGCAACAGAATAGGAGAAGTTTGTCAAAG TCTAGCAAAAATGCCAAACAGACAGGCTAGAGGAAGGCAGCGCTGCATGTCCGAGAGCGACAGCCACGGCAAGGCGACCGGCACGCAGAATggggagaagtcacgtgacattgTGTCATTGCTGGCACGTGCCAAGGATCAGTATGACATG AAAAAATCTGAAGCGAACACGAATGGCCCCCATGGTGGTGGACGCTCCCGATCACGCAAGCAGCCCTCCTCTGCGACTCGCAATGGCACCATCCAGCAAGTCAACGGCCAGCACAAGCCTGTCACGAACGGACAGGCCAGTGTCTTGAAGCCCACCCCTGTGAGAGCGGCCACCAATAGCCGCGCCGAACCTCCCACCCAGTCGACCCCACTTTCGGTGGAGTCCCTGTTTTCGGCAGCAATGTGTGCTCAGCGTGGGCCGAATACACCCGAGACTTGTAGGCCAAGCTCTGTGGGTGTCAGCGAATGTACAGTCGTGAATGGGAAAGGCGATGTACTGCAAGAACTGCTTTCCAACCCAGCGAATCTGCTGGAGCATGTGGAACGTGTGCAGCGCAACGAGA GTGATGCAGTGGAGATTTCTCCGAGACAGCGTGCTCAGTCATGCTCTGTACCCAGTGCTGCCAGACAGGTGGAACAAGACCTTCGGCACAAGCTGAAACTCGAAGAGGATGCATGCACAGATGCTAAGACATCTCTGATCACCCCGGCCATGTTAGAACGAGGTGTGACCAGACTGGGGAAGTCCGTTTCTCCGACAACGTCCCTTCTATCACCTTTGATGAGACAGCAG AATGGCATACCACCCCCGGCATCTGAGCTGCCCCTGCTGTCACCCATGGCCTTCACAAAGTCATCGTCCTCCACTTTACTTAATGGCAGTGCATCTCCAGTGCCAAAGAGTTTCGTGCAGCCAG AAGTCCCGTACCTGAATGGCGATGATACTCAGGAGCCATTGGTGCCACTACGTGTGCTCTCTGCAAATCCAGCACCGGTTACGCTGAACCGGAAGCAAGAGCGAGTCACACCACTCACCAAAGAGCAGATACGCGAAGCACTGGTCCACATGTTGCAG ACTGATGATGATTTCTTGCTGAAGATACACGAGGCCTACATATCAAGCCTCAGGTCGAGGTTCAGCCTCGGCTTCTTGTGA